aaatgtattattgaatttgtgtttaGTGATTACAAATGTGAATGAGAAGCAGAAATTGAGAGGTGTGGCTGCACTCTACAGGTGTGATGCTGTGTATGTGTGGGTGCGTGTCAGTGAGAGGGCATGTTCTGATTGCCTTTCATTGCATGctattgtttttatgtattcttgtttttacCTGTACTTTGACTTGTATATTATTTATGTAATCAGGGACTGCAGATGGAAACTAGCTATTCAGCTATAATCTGGTGCAGAACATATCTGTCTTTGAGCTTAATGTCTCTGTGCACTGTCCCTTCAAtaaatactactactacatAGAAGAGCAATTTTCAAGTGTTTTGTGCGACGTCTAACTATCATTTCATTTGCATAAAATTGGAATTCAAATAATTTCGCAAGATAtgggtaattttgtgtggttttggagtcattatgtgtgtttttgttattttttggggggttcttattgtaatattgtgtaatttttctgcatttttgtcatgtattgtatgtattgttgttgatttgtgcgtttttggggtcactttctgtatctttattgttgttttttgtattttttgtgtcactttgttgacagtttgtgtgtctttgtagctattctataatgtttttgttgtttccagagtcattttgttcatttaagtagttgttgtgtctttgttaagtcatttttgattttttttttttgggcattTTATTGTTCTTTGTATCACAGGACACCATTATCCATGGTGATGGAACCTTtggtgaaggaggaggaggaggaggagttgaaGCATCTCCTACCTGAGATCACCGATATTGTGCAGGTCTATCCAGAGGTTGCAGGACTGGTGCACTGGGCGACttaccctgtgacatcatctacTCATGTTTGTAGATGTCCTCCTCCACCATTAACAGACCTCAAAGTAAGAATCACTGAAACACATGGTGCCAATGTGGGCAACATCACAGCATACATTTGTTCATCCATTAAGAACAGACAGGCCCTTCCTCGTGCTTCTATATGACTCTGTTGTTGTTAGAAGCACAgtttttaatagatttatttaggTCTTTTTATCCAGTTCTTATGTGGCATTGGAATATCACTCagtttgttttctttgacagaCCCTAGCAGTAGTTTTTTGGTGTATGGTTGATACCATGGCTGGggtaaaatataattgtaatcacataattgataattatttacaattatgaaataattaaaattgtaattgtatttgggggaaaaaaactgttgttgtaatcataataaagttggaactgagttcagataattgactttgtaattaatagTAATTGGAATGGAAATTCTCAAAAAACGGTCAGTAGcaagccacaaaaatgtaaaaatctgggaattttttcctgatttaaggctatcataagaacCTAACAACTAGTTCAAGTTTGATGAACTCACTTAAACTGGAGTTAGAATCCTGTaaggtgtaaaaaataaaaaaataaaaataaataaaatgtggaagAACACCCACTTTCAGAGATATGGCTGTATATAGTAAAGCATAACAATGGAAAAATATGgccttttttttactgttcagacaattttaatatttgaaggaaaaaataataattaaggggtatactgacagaaaagaggctcagacgcccacaccaagaacatgaatatcattttttttcattaattaggaattctaacaaagtaaccaagagatgaaaaacaaattggatgatagattataatttttagtgtattttatagctgatttaagATGTGGGAGacaactgacccgttatcatggtactaacagaaagctaacataagaggaaggtCACGTTTTATGAGGTTTATGAGAAATTgacaacgtaattgtaattgactttcagagagaaaattatatttctaatttgaattgtaattggaaaaatgcaggTCATCGTAATCATAATATAGCTGTACttgaacatttattattgaggatgtaattgtaattgaaaaatgcaaCTGGTGtctaatattcatgtttttgtgtctccaGTTTTACAGCAGTCCGTTCTTCCCACCTGAGTGTTTTCCTTCTTTTGAAGAACGGTaagcaaagcaaacaaacacacctgatCCATCACAGACGTTGgtccacatgtttgtgacaTGATTTCTCATCCCgcctgtttatgtttttatctttgtagaGATGAGTTGGATGAGTTATTGGCTATCATGCCACCAGAGGCCCTGGAACCCGTCCCAGTTCCAAAGTAAGTGTCCTTGAgttgttttaattgtcttttttcctgAGTAACTCTAGATCAGAGTgtctccctgctctctctctctactacTCTCAGCTACTGTTTCCCTGCCCTGCtcactgtttgtgttttgttccttCAGGAAAAGAAAACACGAGAAGGATAAGGGGACGTATGTAAAGAAACCTCCCAACGCATTTATGCTGTTCTTAAAAAGCGAGAGGAAGACAGTCCAGGAAGAGCTCGGCATTAAGAACAGTGCTGCAGTCAATCGAGTTCTTTCTGAACGCGTAAGTTTGTTTGTTCCTCGATGAATGATCTGTGatcttcacatttttgtctttggtgtgtgtgtgtgtgtgtgtgtgacactttgTTATTGTTCATCCACAGTGGAAGTCTTTGGCTGAAGACAAAAGGCAGATCTTCCAAGCTGAAGCCCAAGTGGAAGCTCATATACACGCTCTCAATAACCCAGGCTGGAGCAACAAAGTGAATTACGTAAGTCTACTGTGCAGAAATGTTTACCCATCAACCTtagaggtgatgacatcatgactgtggaagtgttttatcagctgactagaaTTGTCACGTGTCTGTTTTTAGGGGACAAAGAGTAAGAAATCACGAACCAAAGCTCCACGTCTGCCTCCACCCTCCTACTGATGGGATTGTATAACAAACATTACTAACATACTAACGGTAAGTATCATTACTCAAAACATCACTTCATtttatgttgattttatttcaaaatagttTTTCCACAAATGTGAAATCAAGTCACCAGTtaccactgctcctcagggatgggttaaatgcagaggacaaattccatgtatgtaacaacattacatgaccaattaaaggcgaaagccccgatttaatcttaatctttaatctttaagtttaatctttaatcttaatctttaatctttaaatttaatctttaatcttaatcttaatctttaatctttaaatttaatctttaatcttaatcttataaaacaagaataatgtGTATCTAAACTGAtgtgcagacacagacacactctgAACACAGGTTTAATCTCAAATGTGTTTTAGTctaaaacacgtgtcaaactaaactttagagcatccaattcatccccttggaaaaaaagaaattgatatCTCATCTTCTCCAAATATTTCAAGTTCTTCCTGAGCCAAGGAAGGGAGAAGACGTGTTTTCAGAGCTCTCTCCGGGAAAGCTATACTCCCGTCTGATAACGCGACCTTGACTACCAGCGAGCAGCGACCAGCTGCATCTGAAGAGAGAAAACTGGGCCCAGACATGCCACCAAAAATGGAAGAGAACTTTAAGCTATTCAAAGAAGagcttaaagaaatgattaaggaGATGAAACAGGAGATGAGACAGGATCTCATGTCCTTAAGACAAGAACTATCTACGAAGATGGAGAACATGACGAATGCCTtggagaaatcattgaaaatactggagaatgatgtcaaggtactgaaagaagaaaatgtaaagaatgcagaaaagataaaaacattggatgcgagggttgaagaactggaaagaaaagaaagagaaaaggatgtcatcatcacgggcCTAAAGATAAGGCCAAGGAGCTACGCCAGTGCAACAAGACAAACTGAGGATCTGACCAGCGAAGACGAAAAATcgattgaagaacaggtgattgattacctggactcgaaaggcattgaagtgaacccagacaacatcaactactgccagctgctgccaaaacgcaaagacaccagagatgtgaaaattacattcaCCAACGTGAAATATAAAGCTGAAATATTGAGACAAGGAAGAAAACTTGTGGGaacgatggtgtttatgaacgagaacctgacgaagcagaatgcaagtatcgcatggaaagcacgccaactgaagaaaggaggaaaaattgtgaaaaactggaccagaggctgcaggatttacatcacacctccaggaggagaaaatggaaaacccgtTCTAGTCCAAAGGATTgaagacctggaaaaatacgaatgaggtGCCTAAAAGTCAAGAACACTGATaaaaatcatggatatggacagaACCACTAAAAATCATCcgcaacatcatcaacatcaacaacgggagattaatcaagtagacgaagtggacccaaacaacttttcacattggaaacaatacacgaacagccattactacacagagaatgacttcaaagtggaaaataagaaagaaaaaggtctgtcacttattcactgtaattgtcgcagtatgtatgcaaattttgaagacattaaggattacatctctacattgtataggtttgacataatagcactatcagaaacttggatgaaggaaaaaaaaggcatggattttatgataaaaggatataaatttgtctataagaacagattacataagccaggaggaggggtagcactattcataaaagaaaatatagatatGGAGATAATAGAGTCTTTGAGTTTAACTGTGGAAGAAGTaatggaatgtataacagtgaaaattacaagtccagagggacgtaagataataatctgctgtttgtatcgtgcacctgactgtaaaatagacatatttaatgagaaactaaccaaaatgatagaagaaattaaaaataagagattactgatatgtggagacttcaatataaacattttaaatcctttaaaaaatacacacattgaagactttgccaattgcatgtacacaaatggattaaaacctctcataacgcaaccaaccagaattaataaacacagctcaacactgatagataacatcttcacaaacatacaaaacacagatgtaaagagtggtatattaataaatgacatttcagatcatttaccaatatttatgatactaaacgcaaaagagaagaagaaccgtgaaaatcataacacacagacatgcaggagactggaaggagaaaaacaattagaaaactttaaacaacagataaaaagagagacgTGGGAAAGTGTCTTCAAGGAAGAAGAtgtgaacgtagcatatgacacatttacagacacaataacgacaatatacgacaaatgctgccctttgaaacaaataacaaccaaaagtaaaataaacaatgtaccatggattaataagaaaatagccaacgtatgcaaaaagaaaaacatactatataaaaaatatataacagaaaaaacattaaaagcagaaatacgttataaaaaatacagaaacaaagttaataatttacttagagaaaaaaaaagggaatattatgaaaaacaattaaaagagaataaaaacaaaaacaaaaaattgtgggaaataattaacaacataaccatgcgcaaatgcaaagaaaaaaatgcagaccattttataataaacaatgtaaaagaacacaataaaaacataatagcacaagaactcaacagttttttcataaatactggaaaagacatagagaaagagataaataaacacccaacacttaaatggaaccattttgacaatgagaagaaagacattgataagtaccttgtacttgaagaagtaacagaagcagaggtggacagaataatcactaccagtacctcaaaaaaatccagagacgttaataatttaactatgagtctaataaaaaccataacagctgaaataaccccgccactaacatatataagtaatctatcattcaagaatggggtattcccagaaaaaatgaaaattgcaaaaatcagaccgatctacaagggtggagaaaaatgtaatttcactaattatcgacctatatcaatattaccacaactgtcaaaaattctggaaaaactgttcatgaacagactcgacaaatttatagaagacaataatatactacatgaaggacaatatggatttagaaaaggacgttcaacagcaatggctataattgacatcacggagaatataagagaagcattagaaaaaaaactatttgtattcggaatttttctggacctaaaaaaaagcctttgacacaattaatcatgatattctagaagaaaaacttcaaaattacggaataaagcgcaacgccttaaaatggattaaaagctatatgacaaatagaagacaatatgttgactttgaagaacatacatcaaaatgccaaaccatacaatgtggtgttccacagggttcaattttggggccaaaactgttcattctatacataaacgacattttcaaagtcactaattgcctaaaactaacattgtttgcagatgacacaaccattctatgctcaggcaaagacattaaaactctaatagagtcaacaaatgaagaactattaaaaattcaaacatggttagatgtaaataaactagccctaaacgtcagtaaaacaaaattcattaactttggaaagagaaaaaaaacaggagatataagactgaaactaaacaaggaaataatagaacaagttaaagaatatagggtacttggagtgtggatggacgagaagctgacctggaaaaaacatatacaaatagttaaaaacaaagtggccaaaagcagttacatcctatggaagcttcaacaaatcctacataccaaatcacttaaaacaatatattcttcactcatagcatcgcacttaaattactgctccgaaatatggggtaataactacaaaacgtatcttgaaccactatttaaacaacaaaaaaaagctataagaattttacataaagtatcacacaacacacacacaaacgatttatttgagaagtcaaaatacctaaaactgcaagaaataatacactataacacacaaatacacgcatttagggcttcatcaaaaaaattaccacatcaaatccaaaaacgtttcacatacaatcaaaatccctacgaattcagacataataatgagtttagaccaaacaggatcatatcaaacgttggcaaatatagtactgtgtatagagccatgaacctctggaacagccttgacaaagcgacacaacagtcagataatctgaaacaatttaaggacaaaacgaggaggacatttttacacacatacagatctcaagtcaactctccattgaactctacagcaacgacatggaactcatcaactggtcattgagcaccattgacaaaatcttctcaacgaggcaattgcttcagcacgaaataccgtgtccaaaggacacatacccaagtggatatgtcgtggacgcacgagggagaagccagatgctctgtctctcccagctggaagtggaagatgtggaggacatctatctgctaggaatcatgatctttggcctgctaatgatgggggtatgtgtctgtgcatttgccttccggatggatcgtaagcagaggcgactctcagaggatatgaaggttctcagagagaagaagaacttcacgtttggagagttggaggaacgtaaacaacgactggaaaagaaagctcgtggaaatacgggggaaaaagactgtgaagaggagtaacagcaggaacaatgactgcagacgagaacacatcacaaaaaaaaaaaaaaaaaaagaaaaaaaaaaaaagggaagaaacgaggttggatgtaaaattatctgtgttcaaattaggggacggatctagataagcataatgcttttttccgtcgccctttccggcatgaaaaaggacaaaaaaaaaaaaaaaaaaaaaaataatgatgtgattttgctctgaatgtcaaatgaatttctgtgaatgcaaccatgtcggaaatgaactgaataaataaaataaaaataaataaataaactctagTCTTTTCATGCTTAGATCACATGACGGAAGGCATTTTTAATTGCACATTGAGAACtcacagtttttctcaaactgtgcaattttcattaaattatttcacaagggttccctgaattaaattaaagttttgtCACAATATAAGAGAATAACCTGCCGGGAATAATATCCCTCACTTAtggcttggatattgtcgataCCTTAATCAATACTAATGATAATCAATCAATGctctaaaacaaaaatgaggtgTACCTTAATGTGAtgtgcagacacagacacactctcGGAGAACAAGTTTAATCTCAGATGTGTTTAATGTCCCAGTCTAAGAGTATTGAGGTTTGCATCAGTATAACTTCATTTTGTGTCTGTGCTCTCCATAAATTGTTTGAAATGCACATATCAGCATCTAAGATGACCTTTAACAATGGGAATGACTTTAGTTCATGTTGGATTCTATCATAGAGACTCACCTAGAAACAAGCCTGCAGTAGAATCAGAAGactcatcagctgttctctgTTTTTATTCCTAGCACCAAGGACAACAACGACATcggcagcaacaacaacaacaacaagggcaacgtcagcagcaacaacggcgacaacaacaaaaagagcaGTGTCAACAGCAAATTCAGCAGCAACTACAGCATCAGCTGCAACAACAAgatcaatgtcaacaacagtatcagcagcaacaagaagggcaatgtcagcagcaacagcaacagaggcagcagcaacaacaagatCAATGTCAGGAGCAGCTCTTCCATGAAAGCTTTGACACCGACTCTCCGTCCAGCCCCGCCGCGGGACACACCGCAGCCACCGGGATGCCTCAGTACCTCGGCAGTGACTCCACCGTTGGTCCCCTGTTCTCcaggtaccagggttggggtcaattatagttGCAATTGCTTAAtggatgattaattacaattatggcataattataattgtaattgtagttttaatgtCGTAATcataagtcattttttattgagtttagatacttgactttgtaattgtaattgccataaaaatcctataaaaattgtcaattaaattttaacacatggatccatgttagagttctaagttcagttctacacatatgtagttaacagttattaaatcatgtttcatttcaagctttctcacatttcatcatttgaacaaaaatgaaactgagtgttatactgatataaaaaatgctcagacacacacaccaaaaatattaaaaaactcatattttcattgattaggaagcctaacaaggtaaccaatagatatgaaataaattacatgatatatatttgtttttattttacagctgatttaggaccagttatcataagagatgctaacagaaagctaacacaagaggaagtttagtgtcagtgattaattgtatatgaactttagtaattgaatatgtaattgtaattgactttgaggtttaaaaaaattgtaattgaaatgtactttgaaaaaatgttggtcattgtaatcataattgaattgttaattgacaatgggtaattgaaaatgtaattataactgaaaaatgtaattgactccatcCCAGGTACCCTCACATCCAGATGCAGCCCATCCCTCTGGTGGAGGTGGACTACAAGACCAACCCCAAAGCCAAACCACCTCATTCCCACTCCTCTCTCATCTACATGGCCATGCAGGCCAGTGAACAGCCCAAAGTCACTTTGTCCACCATCTATAAGTGGATCAAAGAGAACTTCTGCTACTACAGACACGCAGAGCCCACCTGGCAGGTAAGTGACacccacttttattatttatgactaTCCATCTCCCTTCATTTATCATCACTTACTCATATTTAATCAATggttttgtaataaatcttgcttttattgtgtctttgttacagAACTCTATTCGTCACACCTTGTCCCTCAACAAGAGGTTCAAGAAGGTCCCTCGACAGAAAGACGAGCCCGGCAGAGGAGGATTCTGGCAAATCAACCCAGATCACTCAGACATGTGTGTCAACAGACTTTTCAGACGCAAGAAACGTTTTCAGGGCTATCAGGACACTGCAAGCACTTCTTCTGTTAATGAAGATATGAGTCCTGAACAGAAGACCCTGTCGCCTACGGTCAGTAGAGGGACCACGAGGTCTACAGAGACACTGCTTGATCTTGACATTCTTGCAGCAGCATGTCTTGAAGTTTTCGGTGGGAATTGTAACACCTTGGAGGATTTGGACCTCACCTCTGCTGTTAGGGTCCAGGAATGTGAGATGGAAAGGAAGCAGCAACCAACAGGAgagcaggaaaggtggtggggAGGAGGAGAAGATACCATGAACCACCAGCTGTCCTATGGCTACATGGACCTGTTATTCTCTGAGCAGTCAGAGGTAGGAGAGGTGCAGCCATTGGTGGAGGTCACAGTGGGGACAGAGACCGTACCCCAAGCCCTGGATCAAGGCTTTGGTCTGAGTGAGGGCTTCTTCACATCTACCTATGACCATCCACCACCAACAACACTGACTGTCCTATAACAAACCTCGTAAGAATCTttgtaatatgtatatattgtattatatgtggatatatgttttaagtttgtatttcttttttgattttttattcatattttgttcagtattttcatttgtcttttgctatacatttttgtgaactttgtttatatattcgTTTTCATCATATATCTTGTTCCCTGGGActgaaaattctttttttttactttttcactgaaagttaagGATAATAATATCAAACCAACACAGCTCGCCCTGAAAAATGATACAATGAAGGACAGACTGAGGACACAgactttattatcttttttattatcaatctataatgcaagaaaggtctgtgtgtgtgtgtgtgtgtgtgtgtgtgtgtgtgtgtgtgtgtgtttataacaaaaatagtaaatcaaaacaaaaaactaaacatttatacaaaaagtacacaaaacgacaattataatttaacgcatgGATAAATGTTAGAGTTCTAagttcagttctacacatatgtagttaacagttattaaatcatgtttcatttcaagctttctcacattttatcatttgaaacaaaaatgaaactgagtgTTATACAGATATCAAAAatgctcagacacacacaccaaaaatattaaaaaacttatattttcattgattaggaagcctaacaaggtaaccaatagatatgtaataaattacatgatatatatttgtttttattttacagctgatttaggaccagttatcataagagatgctaacagaaagctaacacaagaggaagtttagtgtcagtgattaattgtatatgaactttagtaattgaatatgtaattgtaattgactttgaggtttaaaaaaattgtaattgaaatgtactttgaaaaaatgttggtcattgtaatcataattgaattgttaattgacaatgggtaattgaaaatgtaattataactgaaaaatgtaattgactccatcCCAGGTACCCTCACATCCAGATGCAGCCCATCCCTCTGGTGGAGGTGGACTACAAGACCAACCCCAAAGCCAAACCACCTCATTCCCACTCCTCTCTCATCTACATGGCCATGCAGGCCAGTGAACAGCCCAAAGTCACTTTGTCCACCATCTATAAGTGGATCAAAGAGAACTTCTGCTACTACAGACACGCAGAGCCCACCTGGCAGGTAAGTGACacccacttttattatttatgactaTCCATCTCCCTTCATTTATCATCACTTACTCATATTTAATCAATggttttgtaataaatcttgcttttattgtgtctttgttacagAACTCTATTCGTCACACCTTGTCCCTCAACAAGAGGTTCAAGAAGGTCCCTCGACAGAAAGACGAGCCCGGCAGAGGAGGATTCTGGAAAATCAACCCAGATCACTCAGACATGTGTGTCAACAGACTTTCCAGACGCAAGAAACGTTTTCAGGGCTATCAGGACACTGCAAGCACTTCTTCTGTTAATGAAGATATGAGTCCTGAACAGAAGACCCTGTCGCCTACAAACAGTAGAAGGACCACAAGGTCTCCAGAGACACTGCTTGATCTTGGTCCTGCGGCTACATGGACCTGTTATTCTCTGAGCAGTCAGAGGTAGGAGAGGTGCAGCCATTAGTGGAGGTCACAGTGGGGACAGAGACCGTACCCCAAACCCTGGATCAAGGCTTTGGTCTGAGTGAGGGCTTCTTCACATCTACCTATGACCATCCACCACCAACAACACTGACTGTCCTATAACAAACCACGTAAGAATCTttgtaatatgtatatattgtattttatgtggaaattagttttaaatttgtattttttttttgatttttgattcatattttgttcagtattttcatttgtcttttgctatacatttttgtgaactttgtttatatattcgttttcatcatattttgctCCCTGGGActgaaaattcttttttttactttttcactgaaagttaagGATAATAATATCAAACCAACACAGCTCGCCATGAAAAATGATACAATGAAGGACAGACTGAGGACACAgactttattatctttt
The DNA window shown above is from Gouania willdenowi unplaced genomic scaffold, fGouWil2.1 scaffold_423_arrow_ctg1, whole genome shotgun sequence and carries:
- the LOC114460313 gene encoding forkhead box protein J1-B-like, whose translation is MGMTLVHHQGQQRHRQQQQQQQGQRQQQQRRQQQKEQCQQQIQQQLQHQLQQQDQCQQQYQQQQEGQCQQQQQQRQQQQQDQCQEQLFHESFDTDSPSSPAAGHTAATGMPQYLGSDSTVGPLFSRYPHIQMQPIPLVEVDYKTNPKAKPPHSHSSLIYMAMQASEQPKVTLSTIYKWIKENFCYYRHAEPTWQNSIRHTLSLNKRFKKVPRQKDEPGRGGFWQINPDHSDMCVNRLFRRKKRFQGYQDTASTSSVNEDMSPEQKTLSPTVSRGTTRSTETLLDLDILAAACLEVFGGNCNTLEDLDLTSAVRVQECEMERKQQPTGEQERWWGGGEDTMNHQLSYGYMDLLFSEQSEVGEVQPLVEVTVGTETVPQALDQGFGLSEGFFTSTYDHPPPTTLTVL